The sequence TCATTCCAAGAAACAACCAGGGTATTAACAGAAGCGTCAATCAAAGGAAAAATCGATCCATTGATTGGTTTGAAGGAAAATGTAATAATAGGAAAACTGATCCCTGCAGGTTCTGGAATGTCAAAATATACAAGTATTGAGATAGAAAAGGTAGATTAAGAAGTAATTGACAGGTATTAAACATAGTGGTAAAATATTTTAGTGTGTTACCCCTAAGTACTGGAGGTTGAAAAAATGGCAATAGATAAATTGGCTACTGCTACTAAAAAGACAGTTGGCTTTAAACAAACGAAAAAAGCTATTGAAAAAGGCAAGGCCAAATTGGTCTTTCTAGCTAAAGATGCCGATGACCATATTTTTAACCCCTTACTTGAACTTTGCCAACAAAAAGGAGTACCATATGAACTTGTAGATACAATGGACCAGTTGG is a genomic window of Anaerobranca gottschalkii DSM 13577 containing:
- a CDS encoding L7Ae/L30e/S12e/Gadd45 family ribosomal protein, with the translated sequence MAIDKLATATKKTVGFKQTKKAIEKGKAKLVFLAKDADDHIFNPLLELCQQKGVPYELVDTMDQLGKASGIQVGAAAAAVLEE